The DNA region GACGGAATCCTGCTCGTTCAAATCCTTCATCGCCTCGAGCAAGTCGGCTGCAGCGCGGGAATCCAAAGCTCCCGTCGGTTCATCCGCCAGAATCAGTCTCGGATCGGTCACGATTGCGCGGGAAGCAGCCGTTCTCTGCTTTTGGCCGCCGGAGATTTGATACGGGTATTTGTCCATAATATGACCGATGCCAAAGCGCTCCCCGAACGCTGCCACCCGCTGTTCTGTTTCGGCAACGTTCATCCTTGCAAGGGCGAGCGGAAGCACAATATTTTCCTTGACGGTCAGCGTATCTAAGAGATGATAGTCCTGAAAAATAAAGCCCAGCTTCGTTCGGCGAAACTCCGATAATTGCGCTTCATTCATCTGCAGCACCGGTTCCCCGTCGATCACGATGTCTCCAGAGGTCGGCTCGTCAATGGTGGATACGATATTGAGCAGTGTCGTTTTCCCGGAGCCGGATGGCCCCATAATCCCGACAAATTCTCCCTCCTGAACAGTCATATCAATCCCGTGCAGTACCGGCATCACATTTCCTTTCGCGCCGTAAGACTTTTGTAATTGATGTATTTTAACGATCTCTTTCATCTGTTCTCCACCTCCAGGTAATCATTCCCTGGTATCATACCACCGTTTTTAACGCGCAGCCTTACTCCTGACTTACGAATTCCTTGTGCAGGCTTACATTTTTGTAACCTTGTCCATTGCGATGATGTTTGCTTTCCGTATCAAAGGTATAATGTAATGAAATGACGTGAACCGCGCGGATCGGAGGGATCATATGTGAAGATCATGATCGTGGAAGACGATGCTACGATCAGGGAAATGCTCGGGGAAACCTTGCAGAAATGGGGATTCGAGCCCGTGCTTTGTGACGATTTTGAACGGGTGCAGGAACGATATGCCGTAGAACAGCCTCATCTTGTGCTTTTGGACATTAACCTGCCGGTGTATGACGGTTTCCATTGGTGCAGCCGGATTAGGGATGTCTCCAACGTGCCGATTATCTTTCTTTCCTCACGCAATACGCCGATGGATATGGTGATGGCGATCAATATGGGCGGAGACGATTACATACAGAAGCCGTTCTATGACGAAGT from Paenibacillus ihbetae includes:
- a CDS encoding ABC transporter ATP-binding protein, which codes for MKEIVKIHQLQKSYGAKGNVMPVLHGIDMTVQEGEFVGIMGPSGSGKTTLLNIVSTIDEPTSGDIVIDGEPVLQMNEAQLSEFRRTKLGFIFQDYHLLDTLTVKENIVLPLALARMNVAETEQRVAAFGERFGIGHIMDKYPYQISGGQKQRTAASRAIVTDPRLILADEPTGALDSRAAADLLEAMKDLNEQDSVTILMVTHDAYAASYCSRVLFIKDGGIFAELVKGSMARKEFFKKILDVLNVLGGDANDAV